In the genome of Caulobacter flavus, the window TGCTTGGCCACGACCTGGCCCCGGGCGTCGACCACGAAGGTCTCGGGCACGCCGGTGACGCCGAACTCCACGCCTGCGCGGCCGTCGCGATCGACCAGCCGGGCGGCGAACGGATCGCCCAACCGGCCCAGGAACGCCTCGGTGTTGGCCGGGGCGTCCTTGTAGGCCACGCCGACCACCCGCACGCCGCGGGCCTTCAGCGCCATCAGCTGCGGATGCTCGATCTCGCAGGGCGCGCACCAGGAGGCGAAGAAGTTGACCAGCATCGGCC includes:
- a CDS encoding DsbE family thiol:disulfide interchange protein: MKRWLAFAPLIVLAALAVLFAGYALKRNPQVSPDALVGKPVPVLSLPDLDSGTPTPVRGDGDGPMLVNFFASWCAPCEIEHPQLMALKARGVRVVGVAYKDAPANTEAFLGRLGDPFAARLVDRDGRAGVEFGVTGVPETFVVDARGQVVAKHTGPITPQDLDGLVARLR